In the genome of Nonlabens sp. MB-3u-79, one region contains:
- a CDS encoding LytR/AlgR family response regulator transcription factor: MRALIIEDEKPSARRLNRMLEVLNITPEVMLHSVQESVEYLLHHPAPDLIFLDIQLSDGLSFEIFDQVPVDSAIIFTTAYDEYALKAFKLNSIDYLLKPIDEEELKAAVDRFEARFRESEKKQFIDFNEVAKLLGNPITHNYKSRYTAKVGEHLKLFHTDAIQLFYSENKGTYLNLENGRNYLIDSKLESLMEELDPKQFFRISRQAIININAIDDMVSYTNSRIQVKINSFKELDLIVSRERVKEFRIWLER; encoded by the coding sequence ATGAGAGCCCTGATCATTGAGGATGAAAAGCCCTCTGCTAGGAGATTAAATCGCATGTTGGAAGTTTTAAATATCACTCCAGAGGTGATGTTGCATTCGGTACAGGAGTCTGTAGAATACTTGCTCCATCACCCAGCACCAGATTTGATTTTCTTAGACATACAGTTGAGTGATGGTCTTTCTTTTGAAATTTTTGACCAAGTACCGGTGGACAGTGCCATCATATTTACCACAGCCTATGATGAGTATGCATTAAAGGCCTTTAAGTTAAACAGCATTGACTATCTTTTAAAACCTATTGATGAAGAGGAGTTGAAGGCAGCAGTGGACAGATTTGAAGCTCGCTTTCGCGAAAGCGAGAAAAAACAATTTATAGATTTTAATGAAGTGGCTAAATTACTAGGCAATCCGATAACGCACAATTATAAAAGTCGGTATACGGCTAAAGTAGGAGAGCACCTTAAACTATTTCATACCGATGCGATACAGTTATTCTATTCAGAGAATAAAGGAACCTACTTAAATCTAGAAAATGGCAGAAATTATTTGATCGATTCTAAACTGGAATCATTGATGGAAGAACTGGATCCAAAGCAGTTTTTCCGCATCTCTAGACAAGCGATCATTAATATCAATGCTATTGATGATATGGTTTCTTATACAAACTCAAGAATTCAAGTAAAAATAAATTCTTTTAAAGAACTGGATTTAATCGTTAGTAGAGAGCGAGTTAAGGAGTTCAGGATATGGCTAGAGAGGTAG
- a CDS encoding 2TM domain-containing protein, protein MSTSETHQERYTRAKARVEQIRSFYNHLFVYIIVNSGIASLNYYQNEWDVAWFLFPLGSWGIGLIGHAIGTFSSNPFTGKDWEKRKIQELLEKED, encoded by the coding sequence ATGAGCACTTCAGAAACACATCAGGAACGTTACACGAGAGCTAAGGCTAGAGTGGAACAAATAAGATCTTTTTACAACCACCTTTTTGTTTATATCATCGTAAACTCAGGAATTGCATCCCTTAACTATTATCAAAATGAGTGGGATGTGGCTTGGTTTCTATTTCCTTTAGGTAGCTGGGGAATAGGTCTCATAGGACATGCCATAGGTACTTTTAGCTCCAATCCATTTACAGGCAAAGACTGGGAAAAGCGTAAGATTCAAGAACTTTTAGAAAAAGAAGATTAA
- a CDS encoding superoxide dismutase family protein yields the protein MKKLITGIFALCLTLSISSCKEAKETDQLTDETETSHEDGMDHEDGMDHDDHTMADGSMMMGKAVAVPMSSKSGSNVSGVIEFMQTEEGVTMNVALEGLTQGTHAIHIHQNGDCSSEDGKSAGGHWDPTMEDHGKWGEKMYHSGDIGNLEVSEDGKASLEFTTDKWCIGCDDEMKNIIGKGVIVHASADDFKSQPSGAAGARVACGVIE from the coding sequence ATGAAAAAATTAATAACAGGAATCTTTGCTTTGTGCTTGACTCTAAGCATATCATCATGCAAAGAAGCTAAAGAAACAGATCAACTTACCGATGAGACAGAAACATCTCATGAAGATGGAATGGATCATGAGGATGGAATGGATCATGATGACCATACCATGGCCGATGGTAGCATGATGATGGGTAAAGCAGTTGCGGTACCTATGTCTTCAAAAAGTGGAAGTAACGTAAGTGGAGTGATTGAGTTCATGCAAACAGAAGAAGGTGTTACTATGAATGTAGCTCTTGAAGGCTTAACTCAAGGTACACACGCGATACACATACATCAAAATGGAGATTGTAGTTCTGAAGATGGTAAAAGCGCTGGTGGACATTGGGATCCAACAATGGAAGATCACGGAAAATGGGGAGAAAAAATGTATCATTCTGGTGATATAGGAAACTTAGAAGTATCAGAAGATGGAAAAGCATCATTAGAATTTACAACAGATAAATGGTGTATTGGTTGTGATGATGAAATGAAAAACATCATTGGAAAAGGAGTTATAGTGCACGCTAGTGCCGATGACTTTAAGTCTCAACCTAGTGGAGCTGCTGGTGCTCGCGTAGCTTGTGGAGTAATTGAGTAG
- a CDS encoding zinc-dependent peptidase, translated as MIYFIIPLLAAVVLYFLVFKKDAPKRFTDQPQWHEPLLTHVSFYKKLNDQEQKVFRQRMSGFLNETYVDAVGFELEELDKLLVAASAVIPVFRFKEWSYNNLSGVIIYPENFNENLGYADHHSDRMISGLVGTGRFEKQMILSRTALYQGFKNDTDKLNTSIHEFVHLLDKIDGQTNGLPEAFLDKSYILPWMNLMHQEMEAINNDKSDIRSYAATNQAEFFAVTSEYFFSRPQLMKRKHPELYKMLELCFNPQLKKIV; from the coding sequence ATGATCTACTTCATCATACCTCTCTTAGCAGCGGTTGTCCTTTATTTTTTAGTTTTTAAAAAGGATGCTCCCAAAAGGTTTACCGACCAGCCCCAATGGCATGAGCCTTTATTAACGCACGTTTCTTTTTATAAAAAATTAAATGATCAAGAACAAAAAGTATTTCGTCAACGCATGTCTGGATTTCTAAATGAAACCTATGTGGATGCCGTAGGTTTTGAACTGGAAGAATTAGACAAGCTTCTGGTAGCAGCAAGTGCCGTGATACCTGTTTTTAGATTTAAAGAATGGAGTTATAACAACCTAAGTGGCGTGATTATCTATCCTGAAAACTTTAATGAAAACTTGGGCTATGCAGACCATCACTCAGACCGCATGATAAGCGGCTTAGTCGGCACTGGACGTTTTGAAAAACAAATGATTCTTTCTAGAACAGCTTTATACCAAGGTTTTAAAAATGATACTGATAAACTCAATACCAGCATTCATGAATTTGTTCACTTACTGGATAAAATAGATGGACAGACCAATGGACTTCCAGAAGCTTTCCTTGACAAATCCTATATCCTACCTTGGATGAATCTCATGCACCAAGAAATGGAAGCTATCAATAACGATAAGTCTGATATCAGGTCCTACGCTGCCACAAATCAAGCAGAATTCTTTGCTGTGACCTCAGAATACTTCTTTTCTAGACCTCAATTAATGAAAAGAAAGCACCCGGAGTTATATAAGATGTTAGAACTGTGTTTTAATCCGCAGCTGAAGAAAATCGTATAA
- a CDS encoding S1/P1 nuclease, which translates to MRKFLLFLVVLCTTFHAYADDWGKTGHRTTGAIAEQYLTKKARKAIEKLLDGESLALVSTYADEIKSDALYRKYGPQHYVNIPFETDYDQHPKNERGDIIQAIDTCIATLKSETATKEEKAFQLRLLIHFIGDLHQPLHTGLSEDKGGNDFQVQWFRDGTNLHSVWDTKMIESYGMSYTELASNMPYLTRKQRKTMGSGTHRDWLEDSRVMVKDIYANTEKGADLSYRYMYEYFNKLRGQLQKGGVRLAALLNEVLG; encoded by the coding sequence ATGCGCAAATTCTTATTATTTCTAGTTGTTTTATGTACCACGTTTCACGCCTATGCTGACGATTGGGGGAAAACAGGCCATAGAACTACCGGTGCTATTGCAGAGCAGTACCTGACTAAAAAAGCCAGAAAAGCTATTGAAAAATTACTGGATGGAGAATCACTTGCCCTTGTTTCTACTTATGCAGATGAGATTAAAAGTGATGCCCTATATAGAAAATATGGCCCGCAACATTATGTCAATATCCCGTTTGAAACCGATTACGATCAGCATCCTAAAAATGAACGTGGCGATATTATTCAAGCGATAGATACCTGTATAGCTACTCTGAAATCAGAGACGGCCACTAAAGAAGAAAAAGCTTTTCAATTGCGCCTATTGATTCATTTTATAGGAGATCTTCACCAGCCGCTGCACACAGGATTAAGTGAAGATAAAGGGGGGAATGATTTTCAAGTGCAATGGTTTAGAGACGGCACCAATTTACACAGTGTCTGGGACACAAAAATGATAGAAAGCTATGGTATGTCTTATACCGAACTAGCGAGTAATATGCCTTACCTCACTAGAAAACAGCGCAAAACCATGGGGAGCGGTACTCATAGAGACTGGCTAGAAGACAGTCGTGTAATGGTTAAAGACATCTATGCAAATACTGAAAAAGGAGCTGATTTAAGTTACCGCTATATGTATGAATACTTCAATAAGCTGCGTGGTCAATTACAAAAAGGAGGCGTACGTCTTGCCGCTTTATTGAATGAGGTGCTGGGATAG
- a CDS encoding histidine kinase, whose translation MFLKKIFKLIWVSALIALLISVINLVSAGRLNSWPDEIEAYLINYVFSICITTVNFGFFDFLGRFYTWTENGMKRLLLGAIGSVVVTMITLFVVLFSLRVFYFGQTVSAFFEQQKLDWYLFGFTFTMFMSVIFHAFYFYKELQARKVNEQKVIARSATAQFDALKNQLDPHFLFNSLNVLVSLIEENPKAATKFTTSLSKVYRYVLEQRNKELVSVEEELNFARAYVGLLKTRFEDSIEIDIPEKSHIKDAQVVPLSLQLLLENAVKHNIVSDNKPLKLRVYEEGNQLIVENNLQKKQVASSSSGVGLQNIASRYQLLTDRKISIAEDETHFKVQIPILTNVPETVTSNKEEMTAVEDIKLVKAKERVKIIKDYYDDVLRTIGIILFLAAINYFTSDFPWAIFPAIGMSIGLLFKYLRTYEKNAFLGKGWEDRKIDQLMNDKNF comes from the coding sequence ATGTTCCTTAAAAAGATTTTTAAACTTATATGGGTATCTGCTTTAATAGCTTTGTTGATTAGCGTGATCAACTTGGTAAGTGCAGGAAGGCTTAATTCATGGCCTGATGAGATAGAGGCTTACCTGATTAACTATGTCTTCAGCATTTGCATAACCACTGTAAACTTTGGCTTTTTTGATTTTTTAGGACGATTCTATACATGGACTGAAAACGGAATGAAACGCCTGTTATTAGGAGCAATAGGTAGTGTAGTGGTTACTATGATCACCCTTTTTGTAGTGTTGTTTTCTTTGAGGGTATTTTATTTTGGACAAACTGTGTCAGCCTTTTTTGAACAGCAAAAGTTAGATTGGTATTTATTTGGGTTCACATTTACCATGTTCATGTCTGTTATTTTTCATGCTTTTTATTTTTATAAAGAATTACAGGCAAGAAAAGTAAATGAGCAAAAAGTAATCGCTAGGTCTGCAACAGCTCAGTTTGACGCTTTAAAAAATCAGCTGGACCCACATTTTTTGTTTAACAGTCTGAATGTTCTGGTTTCCTTGATAGAAGAGAATCCAAAAGCAGCTACCAAATTTACCACATCACTTTCTAAGGTATATAGATATGTATTAGAACAACGCAATAAGGAATTGGTCTCTGTAGAGGAAGAATTAAACTTTGCACGAGCTTATGTGGGATTGCTTAAGACGCGTTTTGAAGACAGTATTGAAATAGACATCCCAGAAAAGAGCCATATTAAAGACGCCCAAGTGGTACCCTTATCATTACAATTGTTGCTGGAAAATGCTGTAAAACACAATATAGTGAGTGATAACAAACCATTAAAGCTTCGTGTTTATGAAGAAGGAAATCAACTGATTGTAGAGAATAATTTACAAAAAAAGCAAGTTGCAAGCAGCAGTAGTGGCGTAGGACTTCAAAACATTGCGTCTCGTTATCAATTGCTCACCGACCGTAAAATAAGCATTGCCGAAGATGAGACACACTTTAAAGTACAAATACCCATTTTAACTAACGTTCCAGAAACAGTAACCTCAAATAAAGAAGAAATGACTGCGGTAGAAGATATTAAATTAGTCAAAGCAAAAGAACGCGTTAAAATCATCAAAGATTATTATGATGATGTGTTGAGGACCATAGGAATTATTTTATTTCTCGCTGCTATCAATTATTTCACTTCAGATTTTCCATGGGCGATTTTCCCAGCTATAGGAATGAGTATAGGTTTGTTATTTAAATACCTGCGGACTTATGAAAAGAACGCATTTTTAGGCAAGGGATGGGAAGATCGCAAGATTGATCAATTAATGAACGATAAAAATTTCTAA